The following proteins come from a genomic window of Shewanella halifaxensis HAW-EB4:
- a CDS encoding RsmB/NOP family class I SAM-dependent RNA methyltransferase: MLKSPLSPSSNELVISILDLVLSDGKPLDRAYSQHFSGLKLEPTEQGRITFVVGDILRRLNLYCFLSDVKPEEMARLGTRLLNVWHLFNELPLPKMQYSLQIDPKVLATRIEEAKAQPVLWDGCPDWLNEMGQKQMGDAWAAERAALNKPAKRFLRTNILKCTREELANALRKEGVQTVNVDGVDTALEVTSDSALFRTEAFKKGWFEQQDAGSQLVALALDAKPGMRVVDACAGAGGKTLSISAQMQGKGRLLAMDVEQWKLDNLKQRARRGGAHNVETRIIASSKTIKRLKLTADRVLLDVPCSGLGVLKRNPDAKWRDTPERLPVLVELQKHILQSYSRMVKVGGMLVYATCSIMPEENRDQVDAFLAENKHFKFIEDETISPAETGFDGFYLAKLERIAE, encoded by the coding sequence ATGTTGAAATCTCCGCTTTCTCCTAGCTCAAATGAACTTGTGATCAGTATTCTCGATCTTGTTTTATCAGATGGTAAACCGTTAGATCGCGCCTATTCTCAGCATTTTTCTGGTCTAAAACTCGAGCCTACTGAACAAGGGCGTATTACCTTTGTCGTTGGAGATATTCTTAGAAGGTTAAACCTTTACTGCTTCCTTTCAGATGTAAAACCTGAAGAGATGGCGCGGTTAGGCACTCGTTTATTGAATGTGTGGCACCTCTTTAATGAATTACCTTTGCCGAAAATGCAGTACTCGTTACAAATAGACCCTAAAGTATTAGCGACTCGTATCGAAGAAGCGAAAGCGCAGCCCGTATTATGGGACGGTTGCCCAGACTGGCTAAATGAGATGGGTCAGAAGCAGATGGGAGATGCGTGGGCTGCAGAAAGAGCGGCGTTAAACAAACCTGCAAAGCGTTTTTTACGTACCAATATTTTAAAGTGTACACGTGAAGAACTCGCAAATGCACTGCGCAAAGAGGGCGTGCAAACCGTTAATGTCGATGGCGTAGATACCGCTTTAGAGGTCACTTCTGATTCTGCACTGTTTAGAACAGAAGCGTTTAAAAAAGGCTGGTTCGAGCAGCAGGATGCGGGTTCACAGCTAGTTGCGTTAGCACTGGATGCAAAACCTGGAATGCGAGTCGTTGATGCCTGTGCCGGGGCAGGAGGTAAAACTTTATCAATTTCAGCACAAATGCAAGGTAAGGGCCGTTTACTGGCAATGGATGTCGAGCAGTGGAAACTGGACAATCTTAAGCAGCGTGCACGTCGCGGCGGCGCTCATAATGTTGAAACCCGCATTATTGCCAGCAGCAAGACCATTAAGCGTCTAAAGTTGACGGCAGACAGAGTGTTACTCGATGTACCTTGTTCTGGCTTAGGCGTATTGAAGCGTAATCCAGATGCAAAGTGGCGTGATACTCCTGAGCGTTTACCTGTATTGGTTGAATTGCAAAAGCACATTCTTCAGAGCTATAGTCGTATGGTCAAAGTTGGCGGCATGTTGGTTTATGCAACGTGCTCGATTATGCCGGAAGAGAACCGTGATCAAGTCGATGCGTTCTTAGCTGAAAATAAACACTTTAAGTTTATTGAAGATGAAACAATTAGCCCGGCCGAAACGGGTTTTGATGGGTTCTACTTGGCTAAATTAGAGCGTATTGCAGAATAG
- a CDS encoding malate synthase, with amino-acid sequence MNISTINSTQVNQNNHFIGASLVDVNVVELAASNTTAPCAKAFLDAKFPLANGSHKNARSYVVYYQQLLIFMADGTQTGLRTPKQFVALNGHKSEPTAILLKDNGTHVELSFDRKNEATSQDLANIRDIQLEGHDYWISLINIEDTATTSVMQKRTREFTAKDGSDYQLKS; translated from the coding sequence ATGAATATATCAACAATCAATAGTACTCAAGTAAATCAAAATAACCATTTCATTGGTGCCAGCCTTGTTGATGTGAATGTTGTCGAACTGGCAGCTAGCAATACAACGGCCCCCTGTGCAAAAGCATTTTTAGATGCAAAGTTTCCATTGGCTAACGGCTCACATAAAAATGCCCGTAGCTATGTAGTTTACTATCAGCAACTGTTGATCTTTATGGCCGATGGCACACAGACGGGTTTGCGTACGCCTAAGCAGTTTGTGGCTCTGAACGGCCATAAGAGTGAGCCTACAGCTATCTTATTAAAAGATAATGGTACTCATGTAGAATTAAGTTTTGATAGAAAGAATGAGGCGACCAGTCAGGACTTAGCAAACATTAGGGATATCCAGCTTGAAGGCCACGATTATTGGATAAGCCTAATTAATATTGAAGATACAGCCACTACCTCCGTAATGCAAAAACGAACGCGCGAATTTACGGCAAAAGATGGCAGTGATTATCAGCTTAAAAGCTAA
- a CDS encoding DUF3612 domain-containing protein encodes MKNNQSLIRKSHFLGTKIRNLRKRNHLTMEDLSARCVRVDPESAPSVSYLSMIERGKRVPSSGMLAVIATVFQKEIDWFLDDVPEDDAITPDKGRRGGISGMALEPSFLFSNDILQIAIPEMLSQTGTTGREFAHLLIRAHQEHHQNHFPDLERAAEEVGHKRLPLALDDLKDIAKSLGLKLKWVDRAPQEVVDEMGVSTAHVVTSFFEPPSTIYLNKMLKSFPTRLKYDLAVHIGHCVLHNKDGLKCVLTAGRRHTTSHDESMIPTSSPLNAQDILHAWRDFESSFFAGALLCPKVPFRQLLDRHGYEINVNKSLGISASVAMRRMTVVSPYPHWHYFDAYAPGKLKAVYRGNGIPLPWGNMRIVEDPCQHWAVFRMINEPKVGTSAQISILDVAEKPRIYCCESIKVEDMAGNNHVLCAGIDLNPAIDAQGGNASAIAAELKQSCATNSGSVEMPNSIKKDLMSVAKILNINWIERGIQNEARLICSRGAVCPRQPSCYQAGKSQCSEN; translated from the coding sequence ATGAAAAATAATCAAAGCTTGATCAGAAAATCACATTTTTTGGGTACCAAGATAAGAAACTTGAGGAAGCGAAACCACCTCACTATGGAAGATCTTTCTGCGCGTTGTGTGCGTGTCGATCCAGAGTCAGCACCGTCTGTGTCATATTTGTCTATGATTGAACGTGGGAAAAGAGTCCCTAGCTCAGGCATGCTTGCCGTCATCGCCACAGTGTTTCAAAAAGAGATCGATTGGTTTCTCGATGATGTGCCAGAAGACGATGCCATTACACCCGATAAAGGGCGTCGAGGCGGAATTAGTGGCATGGCATTGGAGCCAAGCTTCCTTTTTTCGAATGATATTTTACAAATTGCGATCCCTGAAATGTTATCGCAAACAGGCACCACAGGAAGAGAATTTGCCCACCTTTTGATCCGAGCGCATCAAGAGCACCATCAAAATCACTTTCCTGATCTAGAGCGGGCTGCAGAAGAGGTCGGCCATAAGCGCCTACCGCTCGCCTTAGATGATCTAAAAGATATCGCTAAGTCTCTGGGGTTAAAACTTAAGTGGGTGGACAGAGCGCCTCAAGAGGTTGTTGATGAGATGGGTGTCAGTACCGCTCACGTCGTAACCTCATTTTTCGAGCCGCCTTCCACAATCTATCTAAACAAAATGCTTAAGTCATTTCCGACACGGCTTAAGTATGACTTAGCCGTGCATATCGGCCATTGCGTGTTACACAATAAAGATGGCTTAAAGTGTGTATTGACCGCGGGGAGACGCCACACGACGTCTCACGATGAATCAATGATCCCAACTTCATCCCCCCTTAATGCACAAGATATCTTACATGCATGGCGTGACTTCGAATCTAGCTTTTTTGCTGGTGCGCTACTCTGTCCAAAAGTGCCTTTCAGACAGCTATTGGACCGCCACGGTTATGAAATCAATGTTAATAAATCACTAGGCATCTCGGCATCTGTGGCAATGCGCCGGATGACCGTTGTGTCTCCTTATCCTCACTGGCACTATTTCGATGCCTACGCACCGGGAAAATTAAAGGCTGTCTACCGAGGTAACGGTATTCCATTGCCTTGGGGAAATATGCGAATTGTTGAAGACCCTTGCCAGCACTGGGCCGTATTTAGGATGATTAACGAGCCTAAAGTTGGCACTTCTGCTCAGATCTCAATCTTGGATGTAGCAGAAAAGCCTAGGATCTACTGCTGTGAGTCGATAAAAGTGGAAGATATGGCTGGTAACAATCATGTGCTATGTGCGGGAATCGATCTCAATCCTGCAATTGACGCCCAAGGCGGCAATGCCTCAGCGATAGCTGCTGAGCTTAAACAATCCTGTGCAACCAATAGTGGCTCCGTTGAGATGCCTAATAGTATTAAGAAAGATTTAATGAGTGTCGCGAAAATTTTAAATATCAATTGGATTGAGAGAGGCATTCAAAACGAAGCAAGATTGATTTGTTCAAGGGGGGCGGTTTGTCCG
- a CDS encoding lysylphosphatidylglycerol synthase domain-containing protein — translation MMKTWVRQSRQYIQYGIGLLSMSAVFYYLFQHKDSLNVITDFSFMHLSAMLGLTLIINVIYAEKVLAILKQLNLGEISRYEWLKIFFMSRFINLHVPQGALFYRSYQLKQRFNFSYASSLSVTATYSLLETVVVLVVGFIALTILNLFTPQLPIEVFVILGSFCLALLAVPAALVLCKSQFYLIKSNWLANRARDFSNSFTLSFKSHSLLKQLTLMNLLTLALQFIWMQQCFLAIGLSHPASYIFLYVIVLQLSGTVRILPGNWGVTELVCGALAVFLGLDFSNGLIISLLTRLVVYCAFMLIGIFYCITERFCIKTV, via the coding sequence ATGATGAAGACTTGGGTTAGGCAAAGCAGACAATACATCCAATATGGCATCGGTCTACTCTCGATGAGCGCAGTCTTTTACTATCTGTTTCAACATAAAGACAGCCTTAATGTTATTACCGATTTTTCCTTTATGCACTTAAGCGCCATGCTAGGACTGACGCTCATCATAAACGTGATTTATGCTGAAAAAGTATTAGCCATCTTAAAACAACTTAACCTAGGCGAGATTTCACGGTATGAATGGTTAAAAATATTTTTTATGTCACGATTTATTAATTTACATGTACCTCAAGGTGCACTCTTTTACCGCAGCTACCAACTTAAACAGCGATTTAATTTTAGCTATGCCAGTTCTCTTAGTGTTACTGCAACTTATAGTCTACTCGAAACCGTTGTGGTACTCGTCGTCGGGTTTATCGCCTTAACGATTCTAAATCTCTTTACACCGCAGCTACCAATCGAAGTGTTTGTTATCTTGGGGAGCTTCTGTCTTGCTTTACTCGCAGTCCCTGCAGCACTAGTGCTGTGCAAAAGTCAGTTTTATCTCATCAAGTCCAATTGGTTGGCTAATCGAGCAAGGGACTTTAGCAATAGTTTTACACTGTCTTTTAAAAGTCACTCCCTTCTCAAACAGCTGACCTTAATGAATCTCCTCACCTTGGCCCTACAATTTATTTGGATGCAGCAATGCTTTTTAGCCATCGGCCTTTCCCATCCTGCAAGCTACATATTTCTATACGTTATCGTATTACAGTTGAGTGGAACTGTGCGGATTTTGCCTGGTAATTGGGGGGTTACAGAGCTTGTATGTGGTGCGCTTGCAGTATTTTTAGGCTTAGATTTTAGCAATGGCTTGATTATATCGCTGCTAACCCGCCTTGTGGTTTACTGTGCATTTATGCTTATCGGTATTTTTTATTGCATTACCGAACGGTTTTGCATTAAAACGGTGTGA